In the Oryza glaberrima chromosome 6, OglaRS2, whole genome shotgun sequence genome, one interval contains:
- the LOC127777651 gene encoding protein argonaute PNH1: MLEVLDMAPPRHQPAAGKAGGGRGHGHGHGHGHGGGGGGPAARKQPLQSSMAQPKAETAAAVAPPEGGKKCGGGGGRRRGGRGRGGRAGAGPGPGLAAAPAVVVAPAARAVIGPPVASKGLSFCRRPGFGTVGARCVVKANHFLAELPDKDLTQYDVKITPEVSSRSVNRAILSELVRLYRDSDLGGRLPAYDGRKNLYTAGTLPFDAREFVVRLTDDDDGTGVPPREREYRVAIKFAARADLHHLRQFIAGRQADAPQEALQVLDIVLRELANRRYVSIGRSFYSPDIRKPQRLGDGLQSWCGFYQSIRPTQMGLSLNIDMSSTAFIEPLPVIEFVAQILGKDVISRPLSDANRIKIKKALRGVKVEVTHRGNVRRKYRISGLTTQPTHELIFPIDDQMNMKSVVEYFKEMYGFTIQHPHLPCLQVGNQKKANYLPMEACKIVEGQRYTKRLNEKQITSLLKVTCRRPREQEMDILQTVQQNGYEQDPYAKEFGINISEKLTSVEARVLPAPWLKYHDTGKEKECLPQVGQWNMVNKKVINGCKVNHWACINFSRSVQETTARGFCQELAQMCQISGMEFNSEPVIPIYSARPDQVEKALKHVYNMSLNKLKGKELELLLAILPDNNGSLYGDIKRICETDLGLISQCCLTKHVFKISKQYLANVSLKINVKMGGRNTVLLDAISWRIPLVSDIPTIIFGADVTHPETGEDSSPSIAAVVASQDWPEVTKYAGLVCAQAHRQELIQDLYKTWHDPQRGTVTGGMIRELLISFRKATGQKPLRIIFYRDGVSEGQFYQVLLYELDAIRKACASLEPNYQPPVTFVVVQKRHHTRLFANNHKDRSSTDKSGNILPGTVVDSKICHPSEFDFYLCSHAGIQGTSRPAHYHVLWDENNFTADEMQTLTNNLCYTYARCTRSVSVVPPAYYAHLAAFRARFYMEPEMSENQTTSKSSTGTNGTSVKPLPAVKEKVKRVMFYC; this comes from the exons ATGCTCGAGGTGCTGGACATGGCGCCGCCCCGGCACCAGCCGGCAGCTGGgaaggcgggcggcgggcgcgggcatgggcatgggcatgggcatgggcatggtggtggtggtggtgggccggcggcgaggaagcagccgttgcagagtagcatgGCGCAGCCCaaggcggagacggcggcggcggtcgcgccgccggagggagggaagaagtgcggcggcggtggcgggaggcggcgcggcgggcgcgggcgcggcggcagggcgggtgcggggccggggccggggctggcggcggcgccggccgtggtggtggcgcccgcggcgcgcgccgtcATTGGGCCGCCGGTGGCGAGCAAGGGGCTGTCGTTCTGCCGGCGGCCGGGGTTCGGGACGGTGGGCGCCCGGTGCGTCGTGAAGGCGAACCACTTCCTCGCCGAGCTCCCCGACAAGGATCTCACCCAGTACGAC GTGAAGATCACGCCGGAGGTGAGCTCCCGGAGCGTGAACCGGGCAATCCTGTCGGAGCTGGTCCGCCTCTACCGCGACTCCGATCTCGGAGGTCGCCTCCCGGCCTACGACGGCCGCAAGAACCTCTACACCGCCGGGACGCTCCCGTTCGACGCGCGCGAGTTCGTCGTCCGCCttaccgacgacgacgacggcaccgGCGTCCCGCCACG GGAGAGGGAGTACAGGGTGGCCATCAAGTTCGCCGCGCGCGCcgacctccaccacctccggcaGTTCATCGCCGGGCGCCAGGCCGACGCGCCGCAGGAGGCTCTCCAGGTGCTCGACATCGTGCTCCGTGAGCTTGCCAACCGCAG GTATGTCTCGATAGGGCGGTCGTTCTACTCGCCGGACATAAGGAAGCCGCAGCGGCTCGGCGATGGCCTACAGTCATGGTGTGGGTTCTACCAGAGCATCCGGCCGACTCAGATGGGGTTGTCGCTTAACATTG ATATGTCATCTACCGCGTTCATCGAGCCGCTACCAGTGATCGAATTCGTGGCCCAAATACTTGGGAAGGATGTCATATCGAGGCCATTGTCGGATGCAAACAGAATCAAG ATCAAGAAAGCCTTGCGGGGCGTGAAAGTTGAAGTCACTCACCGGGGAAATGTGAGGCGGAAGTATCGCATTTCAGGGCTGACAACACAACCAACTCATGAACTGAT TTTCCCAATCGATGACCAAATGAACATGAAATCTGTCGTAGAGTATTTCAAGGAAATGTATGGCTTCACCATTCAGCATCCCCATCTTCCCTGCCTTCAGGTGGGAAACCAAAAGAAGGCAAACTATCTACCAATGGAG GCCTGTAAGATTGTTGAGGGTCAGAGATATACAAAGAGGTTGAATGAAAAGCAGATCACATCATTACTCAAGGTTACTTGCCGCAGGCCTAGAGAACAGGAGATGGATATTCTACAG ACAGTTCAACAAAATGGATATGAGCAAGACCCTTATGCAAAAGAATTTGGAATCAACATTAGTGAGAAGCTAACCTCAGTTGAAGCTCGGGTCCTTCCTGCACCTTGG CTGAAATATCATGATACTGGGAAGGAAAAGGAGTGCTTGCCACAAGTTGGTCAGTGGAACATGGTGAACAAG aaagtGATAAATGGGTGCAAGGTGAATCATTGGGCTTGTATAAATTTCTCAAGGAGTGTGCAAGAAACTACTGCTCGGGGATTCTGCCAGGAGTTGGCACAAATGTGTCAGATATCCGGCATG GAATTCAACAGTGAGCCTGTGATACCAATATACTCAGCTAGACCAGATCAAGTAGAGAAGGCACTTAAGCATGTGTATAATATGTCATTAAACAAGCTCAAGGGAAAAGAGCTTGAGCTTCTTTTGGCCATCCTCCCTGACAACAATGGTTCTTTATATG GTGATATAAAACGTATATGTGAAACTGACTTGGGGTTGATATCACAATGTTGCTTAACCAAACATGTTTTCAAGATCAGCAAGCAGTACCTGGCAAATGTCTCACTTAAAATCAATGTTAAG ATGGGAGGAAGAAACACCGTGCTGCTGGATGCAATAAGTTGGAGGATTCCTTTGGTCAGTGACATACCAACTATTATATTTGGTGCAGATGTCACGCATCCTGAAACCGGGGAGGACTCTAGCCCATCCATTGCTGCT GTTGTTGCATCTCAAGACTGGCCAGAAGTTACAAAGTATGCTGGATTGGTGTGTGCTCAGGCTCATCGGCAAGAGCTCATTCAAGATCTTTACAAGACATGGCATGATCCTCAAAGAGGCACCGTAACAGGAGGCATGATCAG GGAGCTCTTAATATCCTTCAGGAAGGCCACTGGGCAAAAGCCATTGAGAATAATTTTCTACAG GGATGGTGTCAGTGAAGGCCAATTCTACCAAGTTCTCCTCTATGAGTTGGATGCTATCCGCAAG GCATGTGCATCTCTAGAACCAAATTATCAGCCTCCTGTAACATTCGTGGTTGTCCAAAAGCGTCACCATACAAGACTCTTCGCAAACAATCATAAAGACAGAAGTAGCACGGACAAAAGTGGAAACATTTTGCCTG GAACTGTTGTTGATTCAAAGATCTGCCACCCATCAGAGTTTGATTTCTACCTCTGTAGCCATGCTGGAATTCAG GGAACAAGTAGGCCAGCTCACTACCACGTCCTTTGGGATGAGAACAATTTCACTGCAGACGAAATGCAGACATTGACAAACAACCTTTGCTACAC TTATGCACGGTGCACACGCTCTGTTTCTGTTG TTCCACCTGCATACTATGCGCATCTGGCTGCGTTTCGAGCGCGGTTCTACATGGAGCCAGAGATGTCGGAGAACCAGACGACGTCGAAGAGCTCCACTGGGACGAACGGAACCTCGGTGAAGCCATTGCCTGCggtgaaggagaaggtgaaGAGGGTGATGTTCTACTGTTGA
- the LOC127777652 gene encoding pentatricopeptide repeat-containing protein At1g31430-like, with translation MAMAAARRGHGMPLWECNALIRTLARRGSFARVMAVYYDLRARGLVADSFTYPFVLRAVGVLKLSVEGRKAHAAAVKTGFRWDAYTGSSLMEMYTMLGRVDIARKVFDEMPSRALVLWNMMVRCYIRCGWYSAAVALSEQMERSGVTPDRVTLVTAVTACSRARDLSLGRRIHVYMDNVFGFNLPVANALLDMYTKNDCLEEAVKLFEQMPARNIISWTILVSGYGLAGQLDKARVLFNQCKEKDLILWTAMINACVQHGCFEEALTLFRDMQMQRVEPDRFTVVTLLTCCANLGALDQGEWIHQYAEQRKMKIDAVLGTALIDMYSKCGHIEKSLEVFWRMQRRDATAWTAIICGLATNGQAGRALELFQDMQRSKVKPDGVTFIGVLSACCHGGLVDEGRKQFHAMREVYQIEPRVEHYSCLVNLLGRAGLLDEAERLIGDVPINKDAMPLFGALLTACKAHGSVEMSERLTKRICEQDSQITDVNLLMSNVYATASRWEDVIRVRGKMAHPTVKKTAGCSLIEVKGY, from the coding sequence ATGgctatggcggcggcgaggaggggccACGGGATGCCGCTCTGGGAGTGCAACGCGCTGATCAGGACGCTGGCGAGGCGGGGGAGCTTCGCGCGCGTCATGGCGGTGTACTACGACCTCCGCGCGCGGGGACTCGTGGCGGACAGCTTCACCTACCCGTTCGTGCTCAGGGCCGTCGGGGTCCTCAAGCTGTCGGTCGAGGGGCGCAAGGCGCACGCGGCCGCCGTCAAGACCGGGTTCCGGTGGGACGCCTACACCGGGAGCTCGCTGATGGAGATGTACACGATGCTGGGGCGCGTGGACATCGCGcggaaggtgttcgacgaaatgccgagTAGGGCGCTGGTGCTGTGGAACATGATGGTCAGGTGCTACATCAGGTGCGGGTGGTACTCGGCGGCAGTTGCTTTGTCTGAACAGATGGAGAGAAGCGGTGTCACACCTGACAGGGTGACGTTGGTGACGGCGGTGACAGCGTGCTCTAGAGCGAGGGACCTGAGCTTGGGAAGGAGGATTCATGTGTACATGGATAACGTCTTCGGTTTCAATCTGCCAGTTGCAAATGCTCTGCTGGACATGTACACGAAGAATGATTGCTTGGAAGAGGCGGTGAAATTGTTCGAGCAAATGCCTGCGAGGAACATAATTTCCTGGACCATACTTGTGTCGGGATATGGCcttgctgggcagctggacaaGGCCAGAGTGCTCTTCAACCAGTGCAAAGAGAAGGATCTAATTCTGTGGACTGCAATGATCAATGCGTGTGTGCAACACGGATGCTTCGAGGAGGCGCTGACATTGTTCCGAGATATGCAGATGCAACGGGTTGAGCCAGACAGGTTCACTGTTGTCACTCTCCTGACATGCTGTGCCAATCTTGGCGCTCTTGATCAAGGTGAATGGATTCACCAGTATGCTGAACAAAGGAAAATGAAGATCGATGCAGTCCTAGGCACCGCATTGATTGACATGTATTCTAAATGTGGGCACATTGAGAAGTCTCTAGAGGTCTTCTGGCGAATGCAACGCAGAGATGCCACAGCTTGGACTGCCATCATCTGTGGGCTGGCCACAAATGGTCAGGCTGGTAGAGCTCTTGAACTGTTTCAAGATATGCAGAGAAGTAAAGTTAAGCCCGACGGTGTTACGTTTATTGGGGTGCTAAGTGCATGCTGCCATGGTGGCTTGGTTGATGAAGGCCGGAAGCAGTTCCATGCAATGAGGGAGGTTTATCAGATAGAACCAAGAGTTGAACACTATAGCTGCCTTGTGAACCTCCTAGGTCGTGCTGGTCTACTAGATGAAGCTGAGAGGTTGATCGGTGACGTTCCAATTAACAAGGATGCTATGCCACTGTTTGGTGCACTCCTCACTGCTTGCAAGGCTCATGGGAGTGTTGAGATGAGTGAACGGTTAACCAAACGAATCTGTGAGCAAGATTCCCAAATTACTGATGTGAATTTGCTCATGTCTAATGTATATGCAACAGCAAGTAGATGGGAGGATGTGATAAGGGTACGGGGCAAGATGGCACACCCTACTGTCAAGAAGACTGCAGGGTGTAGCTTGATTGAGGTGAAGGGGTACTGA
- the LOC127777653 gene encoding uncharacterized protein LOC127777653 yields the protein MVGKRVAVVVGGSVAGLACAHAVAEAGWEAVVVEKAAAPGAGSGTGAGLGLDAQSMETLARWIPGRLDAATLPLAVDLNRATDGETKAGRTLTRDEGFGFRAAHWGDLHRRLHEALPAGVTVLWGHQFVSFEMAPEGDGDGGVVVTARVLRTGETVEVAGDLLVAADGCTSAIRRRFLPELKLRYSGYCAWRGVFDFTGKEGCTTMVDIRRAYPELGNCLYFDLAYKTHAVLYELPKNRLNWLWYINGDEPELMGSSVTMKVSEATVSEMKEEAERVWCPELARLIGETAEPFVNVIYDAEPLPGLSWAGGRVALVGDAAHPTTPHGLRSTNMSILDARVLGCCLARWGGDGNAEPTSTPRRALAEYEAARRPVVAAQVLHARRLGRLKQGLGMGSAGDGEGFDARTATEEEISQLRQSSMPYFSGAPTIE from the exons ATGGTGGGGAAGcgagtggcggtggtggtgggagggAGCGTGGCGGGGCTGGCATGCGCGcacgcggtggcggaggcggggtgggaggcggtggtggtggagaaggcggcggcgccgggggccgGGAGCGGCACGGGCGCCGGGCTGGGGCTCGACGCGCAGTCCATGGAGACGCTCGCCCGCTGGATCCCCGGGCGCCTCGACGCCGCCAcgctgccgctcgccgtcgacctG aACAGGGCGACGGACGGCGAGACGAAGGCGGGGAGGACGCTGACGAGGGACGAGGGGTTCGGCTTCAGGGCGGCGCACTGGGGCGACCTGCACCGGCGGCTGCACGAGGCGCTGCCGGCCGGCGTGACCGTGCTCTGGGGCCACCAGTTCGTGTCGTTCGAGATGGCGCCGGAAGGGGACGGAGATGGCGGGGTCGTGGTGACGGCCCGCGTGCTGCGCACCGGGGAGACGGTGGAGGTCGCCGGGGATTTGCTCGTCGCGGCGGATGGCTGCACGTCGGCGATCCGCCGGCGATTCCTCCCCGAACTCAAGCTGAG GTACTCTGGATACTGTGCATGGCGTGGCGTCTTCGATTTCACCGGGAAGGAGGGGTGCACCACCATGGTCGACATCCGGAGGGCCTACCCAGAGCTCGGCAACTGCCTCTACTTCGACCTGGCATACAAGACGCACGCTGTGCTCTACGAGCTGCCCAAGAACCGGCTCAACTGGCTCTGGTACATCAATGGCGATGAACCAGAGCTCATG GGGAGCTCGGTGACGATGAAGGTGAGCGAGGCCACGGTGAGCGAGATGAAGGAGGAAGCCGAGCGCGTGTGGTGCCCCGAGCTGGCGCGGCTGATCGGCGAGACGGCGGAGCCGTTCGTGAACGTGATCTACGACGCCGAGCCGCTGCCCGGGCTGTCGTGGGCGGGAGGGCGGGTGGCGCTGGTCGGCGACGCGGCGCACCCGACCACCCCGCACGGGCTGAGGAGCACCAACATGTCCATCCTCGACGCCCGCGTGCTCGGCTGCTGCCTCGCGAGGTGGGGCGGCGATGGCAACGCCGagccgacgtcgacgccgcggcgggcgctGGCCGAGTACGaggcagcgcggcggccggtCGTGGCGGCGCAGGTGCTGCACGCGCGCAGGCTCGGACGGCTCAAGCAGGGCCTGGGCATGGGCAGCGCCGGGGACGGGGAGGGGTTCGacgcgaggacggcgacggaggaggagatttCGCAGCTGCGGCAGAGCAGCATGCCGTATTTCAGTGGCGCGCCAACCATTGAGTGA
- the LOC127776607 gene encoding protein FAR1-RELATED SEQUENCE 5-like, producing MEYTSSEDDELVEGYMDVEDDTGTSNTDQGTGLMPSEMRSIRPRPSSVGNGRLMAADGLGTNDDPCLGMEFESDGAARAFYNAYALRLGFGIRVARSRSERRKGVELLIMKRFVCLKEGHHKKKDAEPSDKKKRKRLSIRDGCPAMMEVVRRGPEKWVITKLVLEHTHVILSPDRVREVQLRRLSGKCAEHDNQLQELRRNVFGDTDAQGLFNYLKRMQSENSGFFYSIQVDSKNCVSNAVWADARARMSYTYFGDAVYFDTTYSKNENMLPFAAFTGVNHHGDTVPFGCALVLDRTESSYTWLFETWLTAVGRRLPFSFTTDEGKAIASAVAKVFPQCFHRLCRWRILSRCKKKLSDDYVRFPNLHDELRRCINECYTEVAFDMFWGTILDKYGLRENSWLRSIFEARHRWVPAYLTTSSFFAELTLTQRGETIGRFFRNNFSTRVPLDEFTTKFDQHIDNLYVHETQKDLGSSHPEQILKTNIALEKQARSIYTNAVFEIFQTELFEALQHYAVKVHQDGPYSKYYVDRDDPPTRHTVFYNVAEKKAWCDCCRYAFSAILCRHVLGVFILAGIMVLPETCIAKRWTKRAKTGPELIGHNLENGNCYMDSSTSRYNDLIHDAIKCAEKGAVSADNFRVAKEILRKAFMEIKCLGEKLTDDDLQQVDSR from the coding sequence ATGGAGTATACATCAAGTGAAGATGATGAGCTGGTTGAAGGTTACATGGATGTTGAGGATGATACAGGCACCAGCAATACTGATCAAGGAACAGGTCTGATGCCTTCTGAGATGCGTAGCATCCGTCCCCGTCCGTCGTCTGTTGGCAACGGTCGGCTGATGGCTGCTGATGGGTTGGGCACAAACGATGACCCATGCCTAGGCATGGAGTTTGAGTCCGATGGAGCTGCACGGGCATTCTACAATGCGTATGCGCTGCGCCTTGGGTTCGGCATCCGCGTCGCCCGGTCGCGCAGCGAGCGGAGGAAGGGTGTTGAGCTACTTATCATGAAGCGTTTTGTGTGCCTGAAAGAGGGACATCACAAGAAGAAGGATGCCGAGCCTAGCGACAAGAAAAAGAGGAAGCGGCTCTCGATAAGGGATGGCTGCCCAGCGATGATGGAAGTGGTGAGGAGGGGTCCGGAAAAATGGGTCATCACAAAGTTGGTCCTGGAGCATACTCATGTGATTCTTAGCCCAGACAGGGTGCGGGAGGTCCAGCTCCGTCGCCTCTCTGGAAAGTGCGCAGAGCATGATAATCAATTGCAGGAGCTGCGCCGGAATGTGTTTGGAGATACAGATGCGCAAGGCCTTTTCAACTACTTGAAGAGAATGCAGTCGGAGAACTCTGGTTTTTTCTACTCCATACAAGTTGACAGTAAGAACTGTGTTAGCAATGCAGTTTGGGCTGATGCTAGAGCCAGAatgtcatacacatactttgGGGATGCTGTTTATTTTGACACTACTTATAGTAAAAATGAGAATATGTTACCCTTTGCAGCTTTCACGGGTGTGAATCACCATGGTGATACTGTTCCTTTTGGTTGTGCACTTGTTTTGGATAGGACAGAATCTTCATATACCTGGCTATTTGAGACATGGCTGACAGCAGTGGGTAGACGGTTGCCGTTTTCCTTTACAACTGATGAAGGCAAAGCAATTGCATCAGCAGTTGCAAAAGTATTTCCTCAGTGTTTCCATCGTCTTTGTAGATGGCGAATTTTGTCTAGATGCAAGAAGAAGTTGTCTGACGACTACGTGAGATTTCCCAATCTCCATGATGAGCTCAGAAGATGCATCAATGAGTGTTATACTGAGGTTGCTTTTGATATGTTCTGGGGTACTATTCTTGACAAATATGGCCTGAGGGAGAACAGTTGGTTGCGATCAATATTTGAAGCAAGACACAGATGGGTTCCTGCATACCTGACAACAAGCTCCTTCTTTGCAGAATTGACATTGACCCAGAGAGGAGAAACAATCGGTAGGTTTTTTAGGAATAACTTCAGCACAAGAGTTCCTCTCGATGAATTTACCACTAAATTTGACCAACACATAGACAATTTGTATGTACATGAAACTCAGAAAGATCTTGGTTCATCTCATCCGGAACAGATCCTGAAAACCAATATAGCCTTGGAAAAACAAGCAAGGAGCATCTACACCAATGCCGTGTTTGAAATATTCCAAACGGAGTTGTTTGAAGCATTGCAGCATTATGCTGTTAAGGTTCATCAGGATGGACCTTACTCCAAGTACTATGTTGACAGAGATGATCCTCCAACAAGGCACACTGTTTTCTACAATGTTGCCGAGAAGAAGGCTTGGTGCGATTGCTGCAGGTACGCTTTCTCAGCAATATTGTGCAGGCATGTGCTTGGAGTTTTCATCTTAGCTGGAATCATGGTGCTTCCGGAGACATGCATCGCGAAGCGATGGACAAAGAGGGCAAAGACTGGGCCAGAATTAATTGGGCATAATCTTGAGAATGGAAATTGCTACATGGATTCTTCAACTTCAAGGTATAATGATCTCATTCATGATGCTATCAAATGTGCAGAGAAGGGAGCTGTATCAGCAGATAACTTCAGAGTTGCAAAGGAAATACTCCGCAAAGCCTTCATGGAAATCAAGTGTCTTGGAGAAAAACTGACTGACGATGACCTGCAGCAGGTTGACAGTAGATAG
- the LOC127776608 gene encoding uncharacterized protein LOC127776608: MAATSLLSRLLILPPPAPAAAASLRQRKPAAAHSLSSRGRRPRLAVQAVAPAAAEEEKGGLPAAEAERLAEFLREDLPHLFDDVGVDRSAYDDRVRFRDPITRHDTIDGYLLNIRLLKLLFRPDFYLHHVEQTGPYEITTRWTMVMKFVLLPWKPELVFTGLSIMGVNPQNLKFCSHVDIWDSIQNNEYFSFEGLGDVFKQLRIYKTPDIETPKYLILKRTANYEIRSYPPFLIVEAKGDKLTGSSGFNNVTGYIFGKNASSEKIAMTTPVFTQASDDKLSDVSIQIVLPMNKDLDSLPAPNTEAVNLRKVEGGIAAVKKFSGRPKEEIVIQKEKELRSQLLKDVLKPQHGCLLARYNDPRTQSFIMRNEVLIWLNDFTLE; the protein is encoded by the exons ATGGCGGCCacatccctcctctcccgcctcctcatcctcccaccaccggcgccggccgccgccgcctctctccggCAGCGGAAACCCGCCGCAGCGCACTCCCTATCCTCCAGGGGGCGGAGGCCCCGCCTCGCGGTACAGGCGGtagcccccgcggcggcggaggaggagaagggcgggctgccggcggcggaggcggagaggctGGCGGAGTTCCTGCGGGAGGACCTCCCCCACCTGTtcgacgacgtcggcgtcgaccGCTCGGCGTACGACGACCGCGTCCGCTTCCGCGACCCCATCACCCGCCACGACACCATCGACGGCTACCTCCTCAACATCCGCCTCCTCAAGCTCCTCTTCCGCCCCGACTTCTACCTCCACCACGTCGAGCAG ACAGGGCCGTACGAGATCACCACGAGGTGGACCATGGTGATGAAGTTCGTTCTACTGCCGTGGAAGCCGGAGCTGGTCTTCACTGGCCTCTCGATCATGGGCGTCAACCCTCAGAATCTCAAGTTCTGTAGCCACGTG GATATTTGGGACTCAATACAGAATAatgaatatttttcttttgaaggaCTGGGGGATGTCTTCAAGCAG CTACGGATTTACAAGACCCCTGATATAGAAACACCAAAGTACCTTATCCTGAAAAGGACGGCAAACTATGAG ATTAGGAGTTATCCACCATTCTTAATAGTTGAAGCAAAAGGAGATAAACTAACCGGATCATCAGGTTTTAATAATGTAACTGG GTATATTTTTGGCAAGAATGCTTCTTCAGAAAAGATTGCAATGACTACACCTGTCTTCACTCAGGCTTCTGATGACAAACTCTCAGATGTATCCATCCAGATAGTTTTGCCGATGAACAAAGACTTGGACAG CTTACCAGCTCCAAACACGGAAGCTGTCAACTTGCGAAAGGTAGAAGGTGGCATTGCTGCAGTGAAAAAATTCAGTGGGAGACCAAAAGAGGAAATTGTGATCCAGAAAGAAAAGGAGCTGCGCTCCCAATTACTCAAAGATGTGTTGAAGCCTCAACATGGTTGTTTGCTTGCACGCTACAATGATCCTAGAACACAGAGCTTTATAATG AGGAATGAGGTGCTGATATGGTTAAACGACTTCACGCTGGAGTAG